From a region of the Synechococcus sp. RS9916 genome:
- a CDS encoding CAAD domain-containing protein, with translation MSEDTTAVQDPATSQTTSESDAGSTSETINFTERYSEVLGKVNATLDQVDWNQVGRMGKVVGIFAAVIVAQILIKGILDTINLLPVVPGLLELLGVVVVGQWSWKNLTTSDKRSALVNRVQTLRKEYLG, from the coding sequence ATGAGTGAGGACACCACCGCAGTCCAGGATCCTGCAACCTCGCAGACCACCTCTGAGAGCGACGCAGGCAGCACCAGCGAAACCATCAATTTCACTGAGCGCTACAGCGAAGTGCTGGGCAAGGTGAACGCCACCCTCGACCAGGTCGACTGGAACCAGGTCGGCCGTATGGGCAAAGTGGTCGGCATTTTTGCTGCGGTGATCGTTGCCCAGATTCTGATCAAGGGCATCCTCGACACCATCAATCTCCTGCCTGTTGTTCCCGGTTTGTTGGAACTGCTGGGTGTGGTTGTTGTCGGCCAATGGAGCTGGAAAAACCTCACCACCAGCGACAAGCGCTCTGCCCTGGTGAACCGCGTCCAAACGCTGCGGAAGGAGTATCTCGGCTGA